A part of Entelurus aequoreus isolate RoL-2023_Sb linkage group LG10, RoL_Eaeq_v1.1, whole genome shotgun sequence genomic DNA contains:
- the LOC133658932 gene encoding gamma-crystallin M3-like, whose product MGRIIFYEERNFQGRSYECMSDCSDMSSYLNRCQSCRVESGCFMVYERPNFMGNQHFMRRGEYADSMSMVGTRDCIKSCRMIPTHRGKFRIKIFEEENMSGRSNELQEDCENIMDRLRMSDCMSCQVMEGHWLLFEQPHFHGRMMYLRPGEYRSFRETGMSSTRFMSMKRIMDSCN is encoded by the exons ATGGGCAGG ATCATTTTCTACGAGGAGAGGAACTTCCAGGGCCGCTCCTATGAGTGCATGAGCGACTGCTCCGACATGTCCTCCTACCTGAACAGGTGCCAGTCCTGCCGGGTGGAGAGCGGCTGCTTCATGGTCTACGAGCGTCCCAACTTCATGGGCAACCAGCACTTCATGAGGAGGGGCGAGTACGCCGACTCCATGAGCATGGTCGGGACGAGGGACTGCATCAAGTCCTGCCGCATGATCCCCACG CACAGAGGCAAGTTCAGGATCAAGATCTTTGAAGAGGAGAACATGAGCGGTCGGTCCAACGAGCTGCAGGAGGACTGCGAGAACATCATGGACCGTCTCCGCATGAGCGACTGCATGTCCTGCCAGGTGATGGAGGGCCACTGGCTGCTGTTCGAGCAACCCCACTTCCACGGCAGGATGATGTACCTGAGGCCCGGCGAGTACCGCAGCTTCAGGGAGACGGGCATGAGCAGCACCCGTTTCATGAGCATGAAACGCATCATGGACTCTTGTAACTGA